One segment of Polyangiaceae bacterium DNA contains the following:
- a CDS encoding carboxylesterase/lipase family protein: MRGSISLLLGVLCLAGCGDDESSAGASGGAAGMGGSAGQAGSSGHAGVSGGGASGGPNELEVNLSAGPVQGAVVDGVRAFRGIPYAKSPVGELRWKSPQPVDSWSTTLDATKPGPQCPQLALLSTSVTGTEDCLTVDVWSPSPAPATPRPVMVWIHGGGFTTGAGSSATFAGGHLVSRGDVVLVDVNYRLGPLGFLAHTALTKEETSHPTSGNYGFEDQVFALQWVRDNVSAFGGDPNDVTVFGQSAGGVATCLHLASPKSAGLFNRVVIQSGPCDLLTKPLADAEKQGADLAAAVSCANPTDVLGCLRGKSPDELLNALPIKSAVVLGNGVTWGPTIDGDVLPQLPSTRIAAGNFNKVSVMTGTNADEGDVFISLGGYASIDDAQYQTLVGEAAGLLGLDGSKVVAQYPSASFPKPADALAEVLTDGGFVCPTRRLARALRQQGQTVYLYHFTRGIPIPLLGGTKVWHGAELPFVFGNESFGFSPAGQDLTLSQNMQEYWTRFASSGDPNASGAIVWPEYDATKDEHLVLDTTIAKDSGLKSSVCDFWDSLN, from the coding sequence ATGCGTGGAAGTATCAGTTTGCTGCTGGGCGTGCTCTGCCTGGCCGGTTGTGGGGACGACGAGTCCAGTGCCGGAGCGAGCGGTGGCGCCGCTGGCATGGGGGGAAGCGCTGGACAGGCGGGAAGCTCCGGACACGCCGGTGTTTCCGGCGGCGGCGCCAGTGGCGGCCCGAACGAACTCGAGGTGAACCTCTCCGCGGGACCAGTGCAGGGCGCCGTGGTGGACGGCGTGCGAGCGTTTCGTGGAATTCCCTACGCCAAGTCGCCCGTGGGCGAGCTGCGCTGGAAGTCGCCGCAACCCGTCGATTCCTGGAGCACGACCCTCGACGCTACGAAGCCGGGGCCGCAGTGTCCGCAGTTGGCATTGCTGAGTACCTCGGTAACGGGCACCGAGGACTGCTTGACCGTCGATGTGTGGTCGCCGAGCCCCGCGCCCGCGACGCCGCGACCCGTGATGGTGTGGATCCACGGCGGCGGGTTCACGACGGGGGCAGGCTCCTCGGCGACCTTCGCGGGTGGCCACTTGGTTTCACGTGGAGACGTCGTGCTAGTCGACGTGAACTACCGCCTTGGTCCCCTGGGCTTCCTCGCGCACACCGCGCTGACGAAGGAAGAAACTTCGCACCCAACCTCGGGCAACTATGGCTTCGAGGATCAGGTCTTTGCGTTGCAGTGGGTGCGGGACAACGTGTCGGCCTTCGGCGGCGACCCCAACGACGTCACCGTGTTTGGCCAGTCCGCAGGAGGCGTCGCCACGTGCTTGCACTTGGCTTCGCCCAAGAGCGCGGGCTTGTTCAATCGCGTAGTCATCCAAAGCGGGCCTTGCGACCTGCTCACGAAGCCGCTGGCGGACGCAGAGAAACAGGGCGCGGACCTGGCAGCCGCCGTGAGCTGCGCGAACCCGACCGACGTGCTCGGTTGTCTACGCGGTAAGTCGCCAGACGAGCTGTTGAACGCGCTGCCCATCAAGTCTGCCGTCGTGCTCGGCAACGGAGTCACCTGGGGCCCCACCATCGACGGAGACGTGCTGCCACAGCTTCCGTCGACGCGAATCGCCGCCGGCAACTTCAACAAGGTCAGCGTCATGACTGGCACGAACGCAGACGAAGGAGACGTCTTCATCAGTCTGGGGGGATACGCCAGTATCGATGATGCTCAGTATCAAACGTTGGTAGGCGAAGCGGCGGGCCTACTGGGGCTAGATGGTTCCAAGGTGGTCGCGCAGTATCCATCCGCGTCCTTTCCCAAGCCCGCAGACGCACTGGCAGAGGTGCTGACCGACGGAGGCTTCGTCTGCCCCACTCGTCGACTCGCCCGCGCCCTGCGCCAGCAGGGGCAGACGGTCTATCTGTATCACTTCACGCGAGGCATCCCGATCCCACTGCTTGGCGGCACGAAGGTATGGCACGGCGCGGAGCTGCCCTTCGTGTTCGGCAATGAGTCCTTCGGCTTCTCGCCCGCGGGCCAAGACCTCACGCTGTCCCAGAACATGCAGGAGTACTGGACTCGCTTCGCGAGTTCCGGGGACCCCAACGCATCAGGCGCCATAGTGTGGCCCGAATACGACGCGACGAAGGACGAGCACCTAGTGCTCGACACGACCATCGCAAAAGACAGCGGCTTGAAGAGCAGCGTCTGTGATTTCTGGGATTCGCTGAACTAG
- a CDS encoding right-handed parallel beta-helix repeat-containing protein: MASLTRSLLLLSTAALAAALTACGGGDDAQDGSGGNAGSGTGGGAGAGAQVGSGGGGAGAGGSAGSAGGGLGGSNAGAGGVGTGGTGAGGVGTGGTGTGGVGTGGTGTGGMGTGGTGGAPKPGGYLGVPEPDWDFNPATPPSTTNTLPSSVSPGTVVSLSGTINSSFVINCAGTAGNPAFVTGSAIVTSQAEIKGQYCIVEGLDFRGKDGAVHISGHHITLRKSKVSDTDTGWGSALSNSGHHVVVFDNTIGPSGDAKLNTDVDHHCIKWAGNDSWILGNRISACQGDGIQVGDQNNAPGAINRTYIAGNDIHGNLQTGVWIKNATDTVVSSNVVYDHNDGGGSSPVCVGAQYSNSYTWFLANDLSNCGGGVKFQSSDGGDHRYTIYNLIHNTTGVGYDANNPHSNFAIGDRSNSNETRAIIFNTLLTTHSGLATAYSGQAKLTVCGNAVVTSGKQYLFETQPGVFKDNQFATSASALGLNASGEPQSGSPLIDKATCSLAPLNLFKSRYGLDITDGRPKGGAWDIGAKEAP; the protein is encoded by the coding sequence ATGGCATCACTGACTCGATCACTTCTTTTGCTCTCGACGGCTGCGCTTGCGGCGGCACTCACCGCGTGTGGAGGCGGCGACGATGCGCAGGACGGGAGCGGCGGCAACGCGGGCAGCGGCACCGGTGGCGGCGCTGGCGCTGGGGCGCAGGTGGGAAGCGGTGGAGGCGGCGCAGGAGCGGGGGGAAGTGCGGGCAGTGCCGGTGGCGGACTCGGAGGAAGCAACGCGGGCGCTGGTGGTGTGGGCACGGGCGGCACCGGCGCGGGCGGTGTCGGCACGGGCGGCACCGGCACGGGTGGTGTGGGCACGGGCGGCACCGGCACTGGCGGCATGGGCACCGGTGGCACGGGCGGCGCGCCCAAACCAGGCGGCTACCTGGGTGTTCCGGAGCCAGACTGGGATTTCAATCCGGCAACGCCACCCAGCACGACGAATACGCTTCCGAGCTCCGTGTCACCGGGAACGGTGGTGAGCCTGAGCGGTACGATCAACTCGTCCTTCGTGATCAACTGCGCGGGGACCGCAGGCAACCCTGCGTTCGTCACGGGCAGCGCCATCGTGACGTCTCAGGCCGAGATCAAGGGACAGTACTGCATCGTCGAGGGCCTCGATTTTCGTGGCAAAGATGGCGCCGTTCACATCAGCGGCCACCACATCACGCTGCGCAAGTCCAAGGTGTCCGATACGGACACGGGCTGGGGCTCGGCATTGAGCAACAGCGGCCACCACGTGGTGGTTTTCGACAACACGATTGGCCCTAGTGGCGACGCCAAGTTGAACACGGACGTGGACCATCACTGCATCAAGTGGGCGGGCAACGACAGTTGGATCTTGGGCAATCGCATCAGCGCATGTCAGGGCGATGGCATCCAGGTTGGCGATCAAAACAACGCCCCAGGCGCGATCAATCGAACCTACATCGCCGGCAATGACATCCATGGCAATCTGCAAACTGGAGTTTGGATCAAGAACGCCACGGACACGGTCGTGTCGTCGAACGTGGTCTACGATCACAACGACGGAGGTGGCTCGTCACCCGTGTGCGTGGGAGCACAGTATTCCAACTCCTACACTTGGTTCTTGGCCAACGATCTGAGCAACTGCGGCGGCGGCGTCAAATTTCAGTCGTCAGACGGCGGCGACCACCGCTACACGATCTACAACCTGATCCACAACACGACAGGCGTCGGCTACGACGCGAACAATCCCCATTCCAACTTCGCCATCGGCGACCGTTCAAACTCCAACGAAACACGCGCCATCATCTTCAATACCTTGCTCACCACGCACTCGGGGCTCGCGACGGCCTACTCGGGACAGGCCAAGCTGACCGTCTGCGGCAACGCCGTCGTGACCAGTGGGAAGCAGTATCTCTTCGAAACGCAGCCAGGCGTGTTCAAGGACAACCAGTTCGCGACCAGCGCGTCCGCCCTGGGGCTGAACGCCTCGGGCGAGCCGCAGTCGGGCTCGCCGTTGATCGACAAGGCGACTTGCTCGCTGGCTCCGCTCAACCTGTTCAAGTCGCGCTATGGCCTCGACATCACCGACGGCCGCCCCAAGGGTGGCGCTTGGGACATCGGCGCGAAAGAAGCACCATGA
- a CDS encoding lipase family protein: protein MRGRLALLSLVVSILGCSSSDEEPTKQVPTLEPGGCGLSYDWLPRTQVGSVVSSSELAETRSAPVVDTLLSLAGLSALTPSPYGAQVFTLRYTTQDKGQRVEATGMVAVPWNEDAPAFDAPVLLELHGTSGFSGPCAPSAPATQHDYALALTILASRGFVVVAPDFIGLDAADDGTQSPNPRHAYLNAEQVAVGALDMVRAARAMLPKQAAVLARPSKDLYLWGPSQGGHAVFATELYAPYYASEFRVKAAVALVPPTDLVALAEHALSVASPTTVALVGAMVSLDRHYSDGSAVPQLLTDADPTHFATRMPTLMDTDCSPAKEFDGVTDVAEVFQPSALTSAQSKSFDSFAPFGCYALENSFTTTSVKRVSDTPFLFVLGENDDLVYSPVEREDFDRLCAFGYRMEYLECAGADHVQGATWSIPEQVRWLMDRVDGKPLGTLCQRAPAQQCDAQQ, encoded by the coding sequence ATGCGCGGCCGTCTCGCGTTGCTATCGTTGGTCGTCTCGATACTCGGTTGCAGTTCGTCGGACGAGGAGCCGACGAAGCAGGTCCCCACCTTGGAGCCAGGCGGGTGCGGGCTGAGCTACGACTGGCTTCCAAGGACGCAAGTGGGCTCGGTCGTATCCTCTTCCGAGCTCGCCGAGACGCGCTCCGCACCCGTCGTCGACACGCTGCTGTCTCTGGCGGGGCTGTCCGCGCTGACGCCGAGTCCGTATGGAGCCCAGGTCTTCACGTTGCGCTACACCACCCAGGACAAGGGGCAGCGCGTGGAAGCCACCGGCATGGTGGCAGTTCCGTGGAATGAAGACGCGCCCGCCTTCGACGCGCCGGTGCTGCTGGAATTGCATGGCACCTCGGGCTTCTCCGGGCCGTGCGCGCCATCGGCGCCCGCGACTCAGCATGACTACGCCCTCGCGCTCACCATCCTGGCCTCCCGTGGATTCGTGGTGGTGGCGCCGGACTTCATTGGACTGGACGCCGCCGACGATGGAACACAATCGCCGAACCCACGTCACGCGTATTTGAACGCGGAGCAGGTGGCTGTTGGTGCGCTAGACATGGTGCGCGCCGCGCGAGCCATGCTGCCGAAGCAAGCGGCGGTGTTGGCGCGTCCCAGCAAGGACCTGTACCTGTGGGGCCCCTCGCAGGGCGGCCACGCCGTCTTTGCGACGGAACTCTATGCGCCCTACTACGCGTCCGAGTTCCGCGTGAAGGCCGCGGTCGCGCTGGTTCCGCCCACGGATTTGGTTGCGCTCGCGGAGCACGCCCTGTCTGTGGCGAGTCCGACGACCGTGGCGCTCGTCGGTGCCATGGTGTCGTTGGATCGCCACTACTCCGACGGCTCTGCGGTGCCACAGCTACTCACGGACGCGGATCCGACGCACTTCGCCACGCGGATGCCCACGTTGATGGATACCGACTGCAGCCCGGCGAAGGAGTTCGACGGCGTCACGGACGTCGCGGAGGTGTTCCAGCCGAGTGCACTGACCAGCGCCCAGTCCAAGAGCTTCGACAGCTTTGCGCCCTTTGGCTGCTACGCGCTGGAGAACTCCTTCACGACCACATCCGTGAAGCGCGTTTCCGACACACCGTTCTTGTTCGTACTCGGTGAAAACGACGACCTGGTCTACTCGCCCGTGGAGCGCGAGGACTTCGACCGCTTGTGCGCCTTCGGCTACCGCATGGAATACCTCGAATGCGCGGGCGCCGACCACGTGCAAGGCGCGACCTGGTCCATTCCGGAGCAAGTTCGTTGGCTCATGGACCGCGTGGACGGCAAGCCCCTCGGCACCCTTTGCCAACGTGCACCAGCACAGCAGTGCGACGCGCAGCAGTGA
- a CDS encoding SMI1/KNR4 family protein: MASAAYHRIKEWMKTHAPEVLEQLRAPATNEDIATAEQALGFALPESLKSLLRENDGSDDECGFFGSLQFVPTDFLQGAREDVMMWVGYDRKYSAESPDLFPEVYPELASDEWLAIGHQGYADQLALHARTERVFTAEKDIPALKLVAPSLEAYLEAYALDLANGLYSLEEGFGGMYLERND; the protein is encoded by the coding sequence ATGGCATCGGCTGCCTACCATCGTATCAAAGAGTGGATGAAGACCCACGCGCCGGAGGTGCTGGAACAACTCCGAGCGCCGGCGACGAACGAGGACATCGCCACTGCGGAGCAGGCGCTCGGTTTTGCTCTGCCGGAATCCCTCAAGAGCCTCCTTCGCGAGAACGACGGTAGCGACGACGAGTGCGGCTTCTTCGGTTCGTTACAGTTCGTACCCACGGATTTCCTACAAGGTGCCCGGGAAGATGTGATGATGTGGGTCGGGTACGACCGGAAGTACTCCGCCGAGTCCCCGGACCTTTTTCCCGAGGTCTATCCCGAGCTGGCGTCGGATGAGTGGCTCGCCATCGGTCACCAGGGCTACGCCGATCAGCTGGCTCTGCACGCACGCACCGAACGCGTCTTCACTGCAGAGAAGGACATTCCAGCGCTGAAACTCGTCGCGCCATCGTTGGAGGCGTACCTCGAGGCCTACGCTTTGGATCTGGCGAATGGTCTCTACTCGCTCGAGGAAGGCTTCGGCGGGATGTATCTGGAACGAAACGACTGA
- a CDS encoding endonuclease domain-containing protein — protein sequence MLFRSLVERGRNCLYRAQGGIGLLAARPGIAPVCRGWRNPRAARTNSVYQLALIELRTAKLDCARHGACAWNGVSPAQPPGSGVIMQKPSLRSARRRQLLAVSAASMRRAPSWPERKLFAALRGGRLGVRVTRQVVLGEFVVDLLVPAAHLVIEVDGPHHSRKRNADSRRDRALARMGYRVLRVSAAEVCDSLDAAVARVWEALKPD from the coding sequence ATGCTCTTCCGCTCGCTCGTCGAGCGTGGGCGCAACTGCCTTTACCGGGCGCAGGGCGGAATCGGTTTGCTTGCTGCTCGCCCGGGAATTGCGCCGGTCTGCCGCGGTTGGCGCAACCCCCGCGCCGCGCGCACCAACAGCGTCTATCAGCTGGCCCTGATCGAGTTGCGCACCGCGAAGCTCGATTGCGCGCGTCATGGGGCTTGCGCCTGGAATGGCGTCAGCCCGGCGCAACCCCCGGGCTCGGGAGTCATCATGCAAAAGCCTTCACTTCGTTCCGCTCGCCGCCGTCAACTGCTCGCGGTCTCCGCCGCCAGCATGCGCCGCGCGCCTTCCTGGCCAGAGCGCAAGCTCTTCGCCGCGCTGCGTGGTGGGCGCTTGGGCGTGCGCGTGACGCGCCAGGTCGTGCTAGGCGAGTTCGTTGTCGATCTGCTCGTGCCGGCTGCTCATTTGGTCATCGAAGTAGATGGGCCGCATCATTCGCGGAAGCGCAACGCTGACTCGCGTCGTGACCGCGCGCTTGCGCGCATGGGCTATCGCGTGCTCCGCGTCTCCGCGGCGGAGGTCTGTGACTCGCTCGATGCGGCCGTCGCGCGGGTGTGGGAGGCGCTGAAGCCGGATTGA